One Molothrus aeneus isolate 106 chromosome 6, BPBGC_Maene_1.0, whole genome shotgun sequence genomic window carries:
- the ANKRD9 gene encoding ankyrin repeat domain-containing protein 9 — protein MPWSVRWVGGCGAQSQKQCKKSSFAFYQAVRDLLPVWFLEDMRTMEVFHWEDGGKVSVYSPSEALLYALVHDHQPYARHLLTKFPQSALAVPSQSFSCCQSAPHLAMAVRYNRVRVLFRILKAIQTLPPGDRAAHLDRQGCSRVEGGKTALHMACELVRPECLLLLLGHGAAPCLQDSAGNTPLDTLLQQISHMPAANMRAKLLCLDCLFFFVPQDLKFAMKQQLLDNRRQWQDLLGENRFQCLVGLAPPSLFVGAMRVLIRTISPEHFPEALDNLPLPHFLKPLDLKLES, from the coding sequence ATGCCCTGGAGCGTCCGCTGGGTCGGCGGCTGCGGCGCCCAGTCCCAGAAGCAGTGCAAGAAATCATCCTTCGCCTTCTACCAGGCGGTGCGGGACCTGCTGCCCGTCTGGTTCCTGGAGGACATGCGGACCATGGAGGTGTTCCACTGGGAGGACGGGGGCAAGGTGAGCGTGTACTCGCCCTCGGAGGCGCTGCTCTACGCGCTGGTGCACGACCACCAGCCCTACGCCCGGCACCTGCTCACTAAGTTCCCCCAGAGCGCCCTGGCCGTGCCCAGCcagagcttcagctgctgccagtcGGCCCCGCACCTGGCCATGGCCGTGCGCTACAACCGCGTCCGGGTGCTCTTCCGAATCCTCAAGGCCATCCAGACCTTGCCCCCGGGGGACAGAGCCGCCCACCTGGACCGCCAGGGCTGCAGCCGGGTGGAGGGCGGCAAGACAGCCCTGCACATGGCCTGCGAACTGGTGCGGCCcgagtgcctgctgctgctgctggggcacggCGCGGCGCCCTGCCTGCAGGACAGCGCCGGGAACACCCCCCTGGacaccctgctgcagcagatctCCCACATGCCCGCTGCCAACATGCGTGCCAAGCTCCTCTGCCTCGACTGCCTCTTCTTCTTCGTGCCTCAGGACCTCAAGTTTGCAATGAAACAGCAACTGTTGGACAACCGGCGGCAGTGGCAGGACCTCCTGGGAGAGAACAGGTTCCAGTGCCTGGTGGGCTTAGCTCCCCCGTCGCTCTTTGTCGGAGCCATGCGTGTCTTGATCAGGACCATTTCACCTGAGCacttcccagaggctctggatAATCTGCCTCTGCCTCATTTTCTAAAGCCTTTGGACTTGAAACTGGAGAGCTAG